AAATGAGCTTCTCACAGtgacactaatatttaagtgaaaAGTGAGACAAGCCAAAAGAAAATATATATTCAACCATAGAATCATCACAACATGTAAACCTTAACTCTCGATTATCACTAAACCTTAAATCTTGCAACTATTGCGACGAAAGCAAAAAATTATGGGTTAGTCATAGCGAATACGTACCAATTGTGCAGAATTGTTATCGGCCAAAAATTGACTGAATCGTTATTGATTCTGTGACATGAACGTAGAGACGACAAGCGTGATTGTGGGTTTTCTTAGATATGAACAAGAACGACATCAATCGATAAAATTATAAACCAAATATGAGGAGAGAGGAAAAGAAAACCTAAAGAGGAGAGGAGAAACGAGAAAAGAGATATAATAGAAAATTGGTGGTAAAGGGAGAGAACTGAAGAGACTTGCAAAAAATGAGGTTCTTTATAAGACATGTAAAAAAAATCACTATAATTCTTTCCTATACGGAAATAACGAAAAttgttaataaataatatttatttattttctacaaTTTGTTTGAATTTGTCAAAAAAAAATCTCACGTTTACTTAAGtgggttttatttatttattttttgtcctATCTTGATTCTTTTCAATTTTTAGGTTCTTTTAATTTTTCGTATTTTATAAGTGACTTCTAATGGTGtgaatttatgaaaaaaaaaattcaattatagTTAAACAGAAAGAGTTTATGTAGATAGAAAATGCTAAATCTTAAAGAACCATAACTTCATTAAGTAACCAAAATAGAATGTTACATTTTGAAAACTAAATAAGCATAAAATGACATGAAAAGATAATAAAAAGTTTCAAGATCAAGATAAAGGTGCAACAACACACAAAGTTGCAATAAGGAAGTTTCTTGGAAGTTTCTTTGGAATCTGAAATAAGGAAAATTGTGTTTCTATTACTTTCTTTTTCCTTCTCGGAATCAAACAATTCCTTGAACATATCATGCAACGTGAGCAAGGGTGTCTCCTCAAGCAAGATAGATCAAACATACTCCATATGCATCGCCTTAATTAGCCTCAAAAACAACTCCTTAACTTCACCTTTCATGGTCACAAGCCTCTCATTCTCATGGGAGTACATTGACTCCAAAGCAGCTGGAGACACAGGGAGAGAGCttgaaaactttaattttttCTGAGGTGTTCTTTCCATTGCCAAGGAATGATAAACTCTCTTAATCTTTGATGAACAAAGTTTATATtacatttacacatatttataggCCATTGGGTGGAGATTAATGTGTACATTTTTTTTCCCGGCTGAATATATTTACTTTGGTTAGGATATCACTTAAGTCTCTAAGATGGTTGAAACCATAAAACACCATTTAAGTTCcacatatggcttcatgcaatAGGAAGAGGAACAATATAACTACATTTATTTGGGAATGGTGAAATGTTATCAATTACAATGGGAACTTGATAATTACACCCAATGAAACTTgataattttttgtaattttcagCTAAAaaaaaatgagtatagatttaatATAGCAAAGAATAAAGATGGAACAAAAGGGTTACTAAATGTTCTATACGTGTGGCTTCATATGTATGAGGAAGAGTGTAAATTGTTTTGGAGATGGTGAAATGTTATCATATTACATTGGGAACTTGAAACTTACACCCAATGGAATATTAGATAGGCTTTGAAAACCTATTGACCTATGATAAAATTAGATACCCATTGTTGACCTATTATCAAACAACATAACACTTCATTCTTCGTCTTTAGAAAGCCCCTTAATCTCCTCATGCAATTTTTATCCTTCACATTTACATGCCAAGTTTTCTAACTATATACAAGTTATGGCATTCAATGTGATGGCTAAGTCAATTAAGTCAATCTACACACATGTATTGCcttaattcaattgatttatgatataatttatcaCATATAGTGAATTTATGATCTAAtagattataatataattaatcataattacttgaattatgatctaattgattatgatctgCCTGATTAATTGATATAATTGATTAATAGTTGATTAATTGATGTAATTAATTAATAGTAATTAcattattgattatgatctaattgatcgaAGCAGtattatttattatctaattgatCATATTTAATAGATTTACGATCTAATTGTGTCAATCTTCCTTGATCAAATTCAATAGAAGCATGCTTGTATGATCTAATTGAGAATAGGTGATTGGTTATGATAAAATTGATCAAAGCAATCATGATTTACTACCTCTTTGATCGATCAAATTGATCAAAGCAATCATGATTTACTACCTCTTTGATTGAAgaagaatttattaattgattgAAGCAATCTTGATTTACTACCTAATTGATCATATTTAATAGATTTATGATCTACTTGAGTCTATATTCCTTGATCAAATTCAATAGAAGCGTACTTGTATGATCTAATTGAGAATAGGTGATTGGTTATGATCAAATTGATCAAAGCAATCATGATTTACTACCTCTTTGATCGAAGAAGAATTGATTAATTGATCGAAGCAATCTTGATTTACTACCTAATTGATCATATTTAATAGATTTATGATCTACTTAAGTCTATATTCCTTGATCAAATTCAATAAAAGCGTGCTTGTATGATCTAATTGAGAATAGGTGATTGGTTATGATTAAATTGATCGAAGCAATCATGATTTTACTACCTCTTTGATCGAAGAAGAATTGATTAATTGATCGAAGCAATCTTGACTACTACCTAATTGATCATAGTTAATTGATTTATTATCTACTTGAGTATATATTCTTTGATCAAATTCAATAGAAGAATGATGTAAACGATCTAATTGAGATTAGGTGATTGGTTATGATCAAATTAATCAAAGCAATCATGATTAACTACCTCTTTGatcaaaaaaaaaatgattaattgattaattgatcaAAGCAATCTTGATTTACTACCTAATTAATCATATTTAATAGATTTATGATCTACTTGAGTCAATCTTCCTTGATCAAATTCAATAGAAGCATGCTTGTTTGATTTAATTGAGATTGGGTAATTAGTTACGATCAAATTGATCGAAGCAATCTTAATTTTCTACCTATTTAATCAAAGAAGGCTtggttatgatctaattgatcgaAACAATATTGATTTATTACCTAACTGATAATCGGTtaattgatttataatttaattgagtCAATCTTCCTTGATCAAATTCAATTGATCTAATTCATTGCTTATAGCATGCTTGTATGTTCTAGTTGAGATTAGGTGCTTGTAGTTACTTAAATCAATTAACTTATTATTCAAATTAGAGATTACAATTTCAtgttacataaaaaaaaatgattaaattagGTTTAGATTTTCGGGTAACATaaaaaaatttgatcaaatagagGGGTAAATTTTTGGGTAACGAAAAATTGTGTACAAATGTAATACACTAATAATACAAGCATGCAACAAAAGGGTGGCTACATATTAGCTAATACTTGCTAGGGATAAGGGATAAAAATGACTTGGAATATGTAAACATAATGACAATGGATTACTATTCCTTAGGAAGTCATAGCCTAACTAAGCAAACCAATAAATAAAGAGGATTGTTGAAGCATGCTTGTAACTTTACAAGTTTCAAGGGACGGTGGCTACATGATGATTGAATTACTTGATGAACAAACTTGCAAGTTCCAACGTGAAATCTCCTCATGCAAATTTTTATCTAAAGGCTCATTTACTCTAGTTGCATATTTCCAAAGATTAATAAGTGATCTATGTATTCAATTAATGAGAAGGGAGGTTAGGGGTTATTTCATCCCCCATAAAGAATATCATTTATCATCATCTTCATTCACTTTTTTTTTATCAAGCTCAAATAAAAAGTGTGCAACCTTAGATTGGGGATAGAACAAAACAAGGTTGGAGATGGCTCCAGCATTCTGGACGCGAATATCAGAAGCTGATATGGTAGGCAATGTTATGGTAagccattttttatttttatttttatttttatttttaagaatgaaagcttattaatttcttaatattattattaaggtACATCCTTGCTTCTTCAAGTTAATGATGGCTTCGATTAAATTCCTAACTTGCTTGTGTATGAAGTAGAGGATTCCAAATGCATTGATTTGTAATGTGCCTGAATATTACCTTGCAAATTTCTACCTTATGATGCCTACACATGAACTTTGGGATGTGATTATCTTTCAAGGGTTAGGCGAAAGCATAATGAGAAGTGGATTATAAAATTTCTTTAACTTTTACAATGTTGaagtcaacttcaaaatttctttggAATATATATATCCGAACTTgttaaaggtcaacatttacaacAAAAGTGGAAATGAGATTGCATATCCAGGTGAATTTttgtcaatttttcatttttttttctatttataatgTGATAATATCCATGTAACTAAATCTTACTCTACATTGTTGATGCAATTAAAATCTTGATGTCGATCTCATGCCATGGGTCTTGGAAATATGTCTTGGTAATATCAAATGAGATTGTTCAACTAATGATAGTATAGTTACTTGATTTTAAATGATAAGGGATGtaatcttttcttctttttttttaatgtgttgtgtattttgttttgaattgtgtaGCATCTACCAAAATGTGAGGCTTTACGTGTGTTTAGAGGTGAAAGCAAGAGTATTACCTTGTGGAGAAATCACCTGTCAATGCCATTTAAGGTTGAGTATACAATTCGTGAGAGTAAAAATGGAAGCATGAACCTTGTGTCTTTAGTGACTAAGATTACTGTGAGGTGGTTcaaatttgttaagttttatgGCATTGAGAAAGGAGATTTGATTACTTTCCAAAAGATTGATCATAAAGGACCTAAGTTCTTTATTTCACTGAAGCGAAAAGGAATGGAGCTACTCTAAATATTGATTTACTatctacttttttttttgttttatttggaAAGTACTGTGTACTTTTGAGATTAATTTCATGGCTAAAAGACTTTTGTGATGATGGTTGTGTAGTAACATTAATTAATTTGTACTGCTTTTTCCTAAAACTTTGGTATATTTTAATgtcaaatttataatttttgcaaTATCATTTAGATTGAAATATATTTTTCTCTTAATTCTACCTTCAAAGAATCTCTTTTAAGTATGAACGCATAAAAAGGCTTGAACTACCCCAGAATTAGACACTTCACCAAAATAGCACCCAATGGGATTAGAGTTTATTTTAGCTAACTCATTTCTATAATTTGATAACTAATTTCTATAATTAGCTAACTAATTTCTATAATTGGATAACAACTTAGTTTGTTATTTCAACTAATTTAGTTTGCTAGGCATGAATTGTATTATGTTGTAAATGACTATTCCTACTTGATTATTAACTTTAAATCTATATAAAAACTAAGTACATTATTAAATGAGAATGAGACGATTATTGAATCTTAAATCCTATGGGCCATACAAAATTATGGAGCGCAATGGACAAGTAGCTTACAAACTCTAACTTCCTACATCATGATAAAATACgtgatgtgttccatgtctctCACTTAAAACTTGCCCACTCTAATATACAGTGCAATTTTAATAGCTAGATGTTGTAAAATCTATTGTAATGGGCGAGAATTGAGTGAGAATTGGTCACAAGTCTATTGTTGCAATTGTACACATGGTTGAGTAGTTAATCAACTATAATAGTTAGATGCACTACCATGTAATTCATTCTATGATCCCATTATGGATGCAAGCAAATTGAAGAAGCTAAGAGCTAAAGCTATCAGATGTCAATTAAACAGTGTAGTAAATAAGATGGCTAGAAATAGACTAAAAGTTTTATTATTTGGGATTCAAAGCAGTAACAAAACAACAAAATACACCATAACCAAATCTAATTTTGAACATCATGTGCTCTATAAGGTCAAATTTAGATTTTCGCAAGTAAAGTCGCTACCAATGCGCACAATACTTTGATGTTGGCTCGTTTGCATTCCATCTCCACTATGATTTATAGAGGTACCAGGATAACCATGTGCATTTTCCTGTCAAAGAAACCAAAATGGAAAAATTAGAATTCCTTATTAATGAACTGCTTAAAAAAATTAGTAATAAACACCTAATTAACTATCCAATTGTAATTAACAGGGAAGTTATATTATTATAACCTGAAGACTATTATTTTGTGTGACGATGTTTGTCATTCGCACTCCACCACCTACACTCGTGCCGCGTCCACATCGACCTCTCCTGCCTCTACTTCTGCCATGGTTACTCCCTCTATGTAATTCACGTCTTGAACGGAATTGATTGCTTCATGGCCTACCATGGCTGCGAGCCTCATGTGGATTCAAAATAGCAACTGAACTATCAGAATTTGCAACACCAACATTTTCTAAGCCTACTTCAGAAGCTAACAATCCATCATTCCATTCTGATAAATTCACCTTCAAAACTCGAAGCTGCCTTTTGACATACTCCATTTTTTGTGTGTTGCCAATAATAATGTCATTTATTTGCTCAAAATCGCCCTCAAGTTCACGGTATTTTTTGTATTCCTCTGTCATCATGGGATAGCCTCCGGCAAAAAACTTTTTATTATATGGACGGTGCACATCTTTTCTCCACCTCCTAGGTAAATATCTTTCATTAATTACCTCAATGCCTTTTGTAATGATCACTTTTAAGATGTGGCAACAAAGTATTCCGCTTGAATCAAATCTTCTACATTTGCAACTGAAATATTGTCCATTTTCTCTATGCTCAACATTGTAGACAAACTCCTTGTGATACCAGTAATTAATTATGCACCTCTCAAGTATATTGTATCTCTCCATCCCATGCTTATTGCTCCCTTCATCCTCATTTAGAATTTTCACATCGCAGTACCATAGGCACTTAATCTGCTCTTGAACCAACTTGAACATTTCATGAGTGAATGCATGTTGAAACTGTTTTTCCCATCCAAATTGGGATATGCAATTAACAATCCTATTTTTTTATATGAACTCTGAAAGCAACTCCTTCTCAGTCTTCCCACATATGGCCATCTCATATTGTTCGACGAATTGCTTCAATGTGCTTCTTGAGTTAACATAACCATTAAAGTAAGCATGCATCCCCTCGTTTCTTTGAGTAGACATCATTCTGGCCTAGAACACGTGATTGAGATAGATGGGTACCCAACTCTCCCTTTCAAAATAAAGCTTCGTTAACCATTCATTATTTTCTAGTCCATACTTGGTCAGAAACTCATTCCAATTTCTTTTAAACATCTCAATCGTCAAAGTGTCAAATATTAAAGCCTTAAACTCATTGGTTGCTTTTGTAAAATCTTCCACACCCTTAAACTTCTTTGACAATTTGCTAAGGATATGCCATAAGCAGAATCTATATCTTGTTTCAGGCATTACTTCCCTGATAGCAGCCCATAATGCTTTCACATTGATCAGTGAGAATTGCATGGGGATGAGTGTCTCCCATTGCTGAAAGCCAAGTTGAGAAAACCCATTTGAAAGTCTCTACATCCTCATGGGACAATAAGGCACAACCTAGTAGAATAGATTGGCCATGGTGATTAACACCAACGAATGTTGCAAAAGGCATCCGGTATTCACAAGGTAAGTTGTGTCAAAGTATATAACATCATGGAATTCCTCATACGCAGCTTTACCTCGTGGATGAACCCATAATATATTTCTAAGCCTACATTACCAATCAACATCAATCGCATAGAAGAAAGTCCTTTCTATTACTTGCAACCTGGAAAAGAGCTTTTGGATGGACTCGGCGCCACCTTCATCTAGTCGCAACCTTCtcctattataaataaaatttctgCAGTCTTTAGGCAAACATCCCATCTTTTCTAGACCATCGGATTGTACTTCTAACAATCTAATGCTCTTAAAAGGCCTTATTCCAGCTATATCATTGGCCTCTAGTGATCTTTTCACACCATCAGTCAAACACCTGTGACGAGCCATAAACCTCGACATAAATGGATCCAATTGGTGGATATGGTTAGTTACGACTCGTCTAACAACCCATAAGCCATTGTCTTTCAAAGTAGCGTTTATTCTTGCAGGACAATTCACCAGCTTAGTATATTTCCCACCATGTGGTTTATTTCCCTTGTCACAGGTCATCAGCACATATTTAGGAAGTGAACCATTGCCTTTAGAAGTCGATCTTATTACAATTTAAAATCCTTTCAACCTGGCATGTTCCTTGTAGAAATTAACTAAATTGTCCATAGTTGGAAAATGCATCCCACTTTTTGGACCTTCCTCCACATTGTAAGCAATTTCATCCTCATGAATGTTTGAATGCTGGCCATCGCTGCTTGACTGAGATTCTTGCATCGTGACTTCTTGATCAGCGAGGGAGGGTGTGCCATTGATGCCATTGGAAGGTTCATCGCTCAAAGAGTTTTCATCAAATAGACTGTCATCATCTCTAATCCCTAATGTATCATACAATTCTCTCCGTCTTCTCTCATTCTCAACCTTCATTTTCCTTAATCAATACCATAAGATTCACTCACTATAGCACAAAATCTTAGACGATATGGTATGATATTGTATTAGAATGGAATAAGATGGATCATTTTCTTTCTACCCTAATCTATGGATGAAGGATATTTTCTTTATCCTTAAGAGatgaaaatatgatttaaatagaaaaatacgaaattaattgtgattggtttaaTTTTTGGATGGATTAAATATGATTTGTTGAGTTTTTGGTAGAATATTATTGGTTGAGAGATTGGTGAGAGGTATTGATTGATTGAAATTTTGATGGGATGTGATTAGCTTAAATTTTGATTGGATGTAATTGGTTGAAAAATTGGTGAGAGTTGATTGATCAAATAAAAGGAGGACTATGATTGGTTGAGTTTTGGAGAGAAATAATTTTGAAGGGAAAATTAGATTAGTTTGGAGCTTAAATTGTATAAGGGCAAAGTAGACATTATACTTTATTTATACATTTTTTGTAAGCTAATTTTTGTTCCGGAGTGAATTTAATAAGCATGCTAGACTTTGGAGTACGGACACTGCCTCCCAAGGCCTGTCTCATTGTGAACCAACACGTTCTTAAACCAGAAgaataggcccaagtccatttaaaTCCAAATCCTAAAATTTAAAGCACATCCCCATGACCCACGCCAACCATATTCTTAAACCAACACTAAATGCCCAGAACTTCAATTCAGTTCCTGATCTCCTCAGGAGGATCAATCCAACGAACATGGACAATCTGTTGCAAAATTGGATTCACGAATAGAATGGTTGAAATAACAAAACCAATTTATTTGCAACAAATTAGTTAGCCCTCAACTCTgtcaaattatgagttatttattttttttttttaaattactagaaTTGTATTTATTATAGTGGGCTTGAAATGGAATAGCAGTTGGCAAAGCTAACGCGAGGTTTTATTAAATCCTAATCGGAGTTAAGTGGGTTTCTTGTAAGCtaaaattgtgatttattggatGATAAGTTATAAGTTTCGTGTGTGTGCATAATTTCTCCACCGCCAGGATGAGGCTTCCTCAGTGTATTTTGTACCAAACGAAAGACGCGCTAAGATATGCCAGACTGTAAAATCAGATCAAATTAATTGTTGTGTGAATCACGCGGAGCCTCTTCTGAGTCTTCCTCCCTACACACCTATCATGCCATAGTACTTTTACTTTTCCTTTAGGTTAGGTATGATTTTCAAAAGTTGGCTAAATTACTTAcaaatataattcaaacaaacacctcttttttatttttttttatccaatataatttattaaaattaaaaattaaaatcactaAAAATTGATTCAGCTGTAAAGATTCAACTAACTCTGTTattaaattgagattttgaatttttctaattatttcttttaatgaatgatatgtaaattttattataattaatattttaattttttttaaataaataattattatttatccaATAAATAAGTTTATATGCTTtggcatttttaataaattta
The sequence above is a segment of the Hevea brasiliensis isolate MT/VB/25A 57/8 chromosome 11, ASM3005281v1, whole genome shotgun sequence genome. Coding sequences within it:
- the LOC110663806 gene encoding protein FAR1-RELATED SEQUENCE 5-like — its product is MTCDKGNKPHGGKYTKLVNCPARINATLKDNGLWVVRRVVTNHIHQLDPFMSRFMARHRCLTDGVKRSLEANDIAGIRPFKSIRLLEVQSDGLEKMGCLPKDCRNFIYNRRRLRLDEGGAESIQKLFSRLRNILWVHPRGKAAYEEFHDVIYFDTTYLVNTGCLLQHSLQWETLIPMQFSLINVKALWAAIREVMPETRYRFCLWHILSKLSKKFKGVEDFTKATNEFKALIFDTLTIEMFKRNWNEFLTKYGLENNEWLTKLYFERESWFQHAFTHEMFKLVQEQIKCLWYCDVKILNEDEGSNKHGMERYNILERCIINYWYHKEFVYNVEHRENGQYFSCKCRRFDSSGILCCHILKVIITKGIEVINERYLPRRWRKDVHRPYNKKFFAGGYPMMTEEYKKYRELEGDFEQINDIIIGNTQKMEYVKRQLRVLKVNLSEWNDGLLASEVGLENVGVANSDSSVAILNPHEARSHGRP